GCGGCGACCTCGCGGACCGCGTTGACGAGGTCCTGGCCCCGCACCTGCTTCAGCAGATAGCCGGAGGCGCCCGCGTTGATCGCTCCCACCAGGGCCTGCTCGTCGTCGAACGCCGTCAGCACCAGGCAGCGTGGCGGTTCGGGTAACTCGCGCAGCCCACGGCACAGCAGAAGTCCGTCGCCGTCCGGCAGCCGCATGTCCACGACCGCCACGTCCGGCTGATCCGCGCGGGCCCGGACGAGTCCCTCGTCCACGTTGCCCGCCTCGCCGACGACGTTGACGTCCGGCTCGGTGTCCAGTAGATCGCGCAGCCCTCTGCGCACGACTTCGTGGTCGTCGACGAGCAGCACGCGTACCTGCACGACCTCCACGCTACTGGCGTGCTCCGCCGCGCGGTCGGGCAGGGTGTCCAGCTGGTCGTTCCGACGGGCCGGAATCGTCCCGCCCCGCGAACTCGGCGGTTCCTAGTGCCGGAACTTCCCGCCCCGGCAGTTCTTCTTACCGCCCTTGCCGGGGACGCTCTGCTGCGTCTGCTCGACGGCTCGGTGCGCGCCCTGGCGGGCCCGGTAGCCCACCGAGGGCTTGCCCTTCGTGTCCACCGCCGTGGTCAGTAGCCCGCCGAGCAGGCCGAGGTTCTTCAGGAAGTGGATCTGCTGTGCGGCGCGCTGCTCCGGATCGTCGATCTCCCAGAAGGAGTGCGCCGCGAGTGTGGTCGGGACCAGACTGCCGCTGAGCAGCAACGCGGCCAGCCGCGGTGCCTTGCCGAGTCCCAGCAGCACACCCGCGCCGATCTTCACCGCGCCGTCGATCTTGACCAGGGTTCGGGGATCCGTGGGTACCTGCTGGGGCAGACTGTCCTTGACCGGAGCGGTGGCTCGCTCCAACAGCGGGGTGGCCGCCTTGGCGTGCCCCTCGGTGTCGCGGAAGACTCCGATACCGCCCCAGACGAAGATCGAAGCCAGCAGTGGACGCGCGAGCCTGCGGATGAGCATCGACGAAACCTCCCGAGGTATTACACCTAGCCAGCCTGCGACGTGGCCGACGTTACGCTTCCGCGCTCCGTTCCGCTCGGGGCGGAGTCACCGCTCGACGATGCCCGCGGGTAGGGCGGATTCCGCGCGGTCAGGCGGTGTCCACCCGTGCGAACACCTCGTCCCACGCGGCTGCCGTCTGCTTGGCGCAGAGCTCCGGCGCCGCGCCGCCCACCCCGGTTCCCAGCCCGGGCAGCGCTATGGAACGCACCACGTGGCGCACCGGGGTCCCGTTGTCCAGTACCGCTCCGGACCACAGCCGAAGCATCGCCCTGGCCGCCAGGTAGGGGTGCACGGTGTCACCCGGCAGTGTTTCGCTCGGTTCCCGCATGGTGGGGGCGCTGATCAGCCAGGCGGGTACTCGGCAGCCGGTGGGGACCAACAGCGCCTCGCCGACCGGAAGCTCGCCCCCGTGGTAGGCGAGTACGGCACTGCGCACCTGTTGTTCCACATCGGGAAAAGCGCTCGCGTAGGCGGCGTCTATCCCGCCCCGCATCCAGCCGTACGAGTTCGCCGGGCTGACCACGGCGTCGACGTGCGTGTCGAGTACCGAACCGTGGTGAACGCTGATGCCTTCCCGGCCGTAGGCGATGCTGTTCCACGCTGCGGCCAGCGGCTCGTCCAGTGCGCACAGGACCAGCCGCAGCTCCGGTTCCGCCCCGTATCTCGAGCGCTCCGAATCCGCGGTCACGTGCACAGCATCGCAGTCGGAACGGGGTTCGCGTAATTGGGTAGGTCACACTCCGGGGGCATGATCTTTACCACTAACGTGTGAACTGGGGTTTCTTCGGCAGTGCCCGGGTGACAGCTCCCGTAGCAGCTCGGCATAGGCTGGCCGCGTGCCCCGAATCGCGTATCTGGGTCCGCAAGGCACGTTCACCGAACAGGCCGCGCGTGAGCTGACAGCGGACTTCGCCGCAGAGCTGATCGCCCACGACACCGTGCACTCGGCGTTGGAGGCGGTACGGGCCGGGGAGGTCGAAGCGGCCGGTGTGCCGATGGAGAACTCCGTCGAAGGGGCCGTTCCGTCGACCCTGGACGGGCTGGTGGCGGGTGACCCCGTGGTGGCCGTCGCCGAGCTGGTGCTGCCGATCCGGTTCGACGTGCTGGCGCGCCCGGGAACCGACCCCTCGGAGGTCACCTCGGTGGCGAGCCATCCGCACGCACTGGCGCAGGTACGCGGGTGGTTGTCCCGGGAGCTGCCCCGGGCGCAGGACGTACCCACCGCTTCCACCGCCACCGCCGCGGTGGAGGTGGAGAACGGCACGGCGGACGCGGCCGTGGTGGCTCCGGTCGCCCACCGGTACCACTCCCGACTCACCCGGTTGGCGAGCGATATCGCCGATGTGGACGACGCGGTCACCAGGTTCCTCCTGGTCCGTCGCCCGGGTCACCTGCCGGAGCCGACCGGGGCCGACCGGACCTCGATCGCCGTGGTCGCGCACGACGAGGTGGGGGCACTCGGTGAGGTGCTGTCAGAGCTCTCGCTGCGCGGCATCAACCTGAGCCGGATCGAGTCGCGGCCCACCAAGGACCGTCTCGGCGCCTACCGGTTCTTCCTCGACTTCGACGGCCACGTGGCCGACACCAGGATCGGCGACGCGTTGACCGGGTTGCACCGTCGCTGTTCCGAGGTGCGCTTCCTGGGATCGTTCCCCAAGGCCGACAGCAATCCCGTCAGCGTGCGGGCGTCCGACTCCGAACAGGCCTTTCGTCGCTCGATGCGGTGGTTGAGCGAGGTGCGCAGGGGCAGAACCGCCTGAGTCCCGGGCCGCTGCCTGAGTCCCGGGCCGCTGCTAGCCCCAGCCGAGCGCGTGCAGCTTCTCCTCGTCCAGCCCGAAGTGGTGTGCCAGTTCGTGCACCACGGTCACCGCGACCTCCTCCACGAGGTGCTGCTCGCTGGAGCACATCTCCAGCAGTGGTTCCCGGTAGATCGTGATCCTGTCCGGCAGCACTCCGCCGTAGTTGCTGTCGCGCTCCGTCAGCGCGACCCCCTCGTAGAGCCCGAGCAGCGACTCGTCGTCCGGGTTGCGGTCCTCCACCAGGATGACCACATTGCTCAGCTCCCGCAGCAGTTGCTGCGGAACCCGGTCCAACGCGTCGCCGACCAGCTCCTCGAAACGCTGTGACGACATTTCCACCGGCATCTCGTTCACCTCTGGCCGTCGGCGGGAACTCCCGGTTGTGGTGTCTTCTCGGGTGCGGGCTGGTCGCTGATGGAGATCTCGCCGGTGACACTGCCCGTCACCGGTGCGAAGCCGCCGTCGTCGAGGGTGGCCGCCACCTTGCAGTTGACCTTGCGCGATCCGACCTGCCAGCTCTCCTTCGAGATGTTGTCCCAGTAGAGCGACAATCCCTTGTCCTCGGCCACGTTCTTGCCGCCCGCGTAGTCGGCCAGCTGTTCCTGGCAGGTCGTGAGCAGGAACTCGTCCTGTTTTTCGGTGGCGGGATGGCCGTCCTCGAACTTCTGGCTCAGATCGGCGACACCGGTCATCTCCACCGAGTGCGGTTTCGAGCACTCGACGGGGGAGAACACCGCGGAACCGCTGATTCCCAGGCAGGTGCCCACGTCGTAGATGTCGGACTGGTCGAGGGAGTCGACCTTGCCGGTGAAGCGGTACAACTGGCCTACCGGTCCCGGTTGCTGCAGCGCGCAGTGCAGCGTGCGGTCGCCGTCGCTCCAGCTCTGCTTGCTCGGCAGGAAGGCGCTGACCTCGAAACGGCCGTTCGGGTCGAGGCCGTTCGGCAGGTACTGCCGTGCCACGTCGGCGCAACGTTTCGTCTTGATCTCGTTGAACACCTCGGTGCTGGGGAACTCGGCGTCGGGACCGAACCGCGCCCACACCTCGGTGGTGCCGGTCATCTCGAACAGGTGCGGTTCGGAGCAGGGGACCTCGCTGATGTCGCTGGCATCGTCCTGGGTCCAGTTCAGGCAGGTCCCGGCCGGTGCCTCGAAGTCGGGGGGAGGGGCCGTCGTGGTGGGCTGCTGCGCCACTCCGGGGGGCGGGTTCTCGGCGGAGGGCCAGTTCAGCAGCGCAGCTACCGTGAACACCAGCAGGGCGCCGATAACGGCCATGATCATCACCAGTCGAGCGTTCGCGGCTCCCTGCCGGCTCCGGTCGCCACGGGAGGAATTCTTGTCGCCGGAGTTCTGCTCCGACGGTGATTCGGGGGGCTCGGCCATCACTCCTCCATACTGCCTGGCCCGACATCGGAACGCGCACAGCACGGTGTGTTTCGTTCCCGAGGGAGGCGCGGACCACGCCGGTGGGCACGCGGGGCCACCCAGGCTGGGGCACACCGGCTGCGACAAGCTAGGCTGACCTGCCGTGATCGACCTGAAGACGCTGCGCGAGGATCCCGACGCCGTGCGCGCTTCGCAGCGCGCCCGCGGGGAGGACTCCGCTCTGGTGGATGCACTGCTCGCCGCCGACGAGCGGCGCAGGTCAGCGGTGGCCGGCGCCGACGAGCTGCGTGCCGAGCAGAAGCGGATGGGCAAGGAAGTCGGCAAGTCGTCGGGCGAGCAACGCGACCGTCTGCTCGCCGAGGCGAAGGAGCTCGCCAACAGGGTCAAGGAGGCCGAGGCCGAGCAGACCGCCGCCGACGCCGAACTGGAACGGGCGCAGCGGGCCGTTTCCAACATCATCGAACCCGAGACCCCGCACGGGGGCGAGCAGGACTACGTCGTGCTCAAGCACGTCGGCACGCCGCCCGAGTTCGACTTCGGGATCGCCGATCACCTCGAACTGGGGATCTCGCTGGGCGCGTTGGACATGGAGCGCGGGGCCAAGGTCTCCGGGGCGCGGTTCTACTTCCTCACCGGTGTGGGGGCCCAACTCGAACTGGCACTGCTCAACATGGCCGCGGCCAGCGCCACCGCGGCCGGTTTCACGCTGACCGTGCCGCCGGTGCTGGTTCGCCCCGAGGTCATGGAGGGAACCGGTTTCCTGGGGGCGCACTCCGACGAGGTCTACCGGCTGGAGCAGGACGACCTGTACCTGGTCGGCACCTCCGAGGTCCCGCTGGCCGGTTACCACCAGGGCGAGATCCTCGACTTCACGGCGG
This portion of the Actinopolyspora lacussalsi genome encodes:
- a CDS encoding DNA-binding NarL/FixJ family response regulator (product_source=COG2197; cath_funfam=1.10.10.10,3.40.50.2300; cog=COG2197; pfam=PF00072,PF00196; smart=SM00421,SM00448; superfamily=46894,52172), which produces MQVRVLLVDDHEVVRRGLRDLLDTEPDVNVVGEAGNVDEGLVRARADQPDVAVVDMRLPDGDGLLLCRGLRELPEPPRCLVLTAFDDEQALVGAINAGASGYLLKQVRGQDLVNAVREVAAGRSLLDPVTTRRVLDRMREDSEKPPDELDTLTEQEQRVLELIGEGMSNREIAKRLFLAEKTVKNYVTSVLAKLGMARRTQAAAWYARRQG
- a CDS encoding putative membrane protein YphA (DoxX/SURF4 family) (product_source=COG2259; cog=COG2259; pfam=PF07681), which translates into the protein MLIRRLARPLLASIFVWGGIGVFRDTEGHAKAATPLLERATAPVKDSLPQQVPTDPRTLVKIDGAVKIGAGVLLGLGKAPRLAALLLSGSLVPTTLAAHSFWEIDDPEQRAAQQIHFLKNLGLLGGLLTTAVDTKGKPSVGYRARQGAHRAVEQTQQSVPGKGGKKNCRGGKFRH
- a CDS encoding O-acetyl-ADP-ribose deacetylase (regulator of RNase III) (product_source=COG2110; cath_funfam=3.40.220.10; cog=COG2110; pfam=PF01661; smart=SM00506; superfamily=52949), giving the protein MTADSERSRYGAEPELRLVLCALDEPLAAAWNSIAYGREGISVHHGSVLDTHVDAVVSPANSYGWMRGGIDAAYASAFPDVEQQVRSAVLAYHGGELPVGEALLVPTGCRVPAWLISAPTMREPSETLPGDTVHPYLAARAMLRLWSGAVLDNGTPVRHVVRSIALPGLGTGVGGAAPELCAKQTAAAWDEVFARVDTA
- a CDS encoding prephenate dehydratase (product_source=KO:K04518; cath_funfam=3.30.70.260,3.40.190.10; cog=COG0077; ko=KO:K04518; pfam=PF00800,PF01842; superfamily=53850,55021), encoding MPRIAYLGPQGTFTEQAARELTADFAAELIAHDTVHSALEAVRAGEVEAAGVPMENSVEGAVPSTLDGLVAGDPVVAVAELVLPIRFDVLARPGTDPSEVTSVASHPHALAQVRGWLSRELPRAQDVPTASTATAAVEVENGTADAAVVAPVAHRYHSRLTRLASDIADVDDAVTRFLLVRRPGHLPEPTGADRTSIAVVAHDEVGALGEVLSELSLRGINLSRIESRPTKDRLGAYRFFLDFDGHVADTRIGDALTGLHRRCSEVRFLGSFPKADSNPVSVRASDSEQAFRRSMRWLSEVRRGRTA
- a CDS encoding putative Zn-dependent protease with MMP-like domain (product_source=COG3824; cog=COG3824; pfam=PF06262; superfamily=55486), with translation MPVEMSSQRFEELVGDALDRVPQQLLRELSNVVILVEDRNPDDESLLGLYEGVALTERDSNYGGVLPDRITIYREPLLEMCSSEQHLVEEVAVTVVHELAHHFGLDEEKLHALGWG
- a CDS encoding hypothetical protein (product_source=Hypo-rule applied; pfam=PF13845; transmembrane_helix_parts=Inside_1_32,TMhelix_33_55,Outside_56_343): MAEPPESPSEQNSGDKNSSRGDRSRQGAANARLVMIMAVIGALLVFTVAALLNWPSAENPPPGVAQQPTTTAPPPDFEAPAGTCLNWTQDDASDISEVPCSEPHLFEMTGTTEVWARFGPDAEFPSTEVFNEIKTKRCADVARQYLPNGLDPNGRFEVSAFLPSKQSWSDGDRTLHCALQQPGPVGQLYRFTGKVDSLDQSDIYDVGTCLGISGSAVFSPVECSKPHSVEMTGVADLSQKFEDGHPATEKQDEFLLTTCQEQLADYAGGKNVAEDKGLSLYWDNISKESWQVGSRKVNCKVAATLDDGGFAPVTGSVTGEISISDQPAPEKTPQPGVPADGQR
- a CDS encoding seryl-tRNA synthetase (product_source=KO:K01875; cath_funfam=1.10.287.40,3.30.930.10; cog=COG0172; ko=KO:K01875; pfam=PF00587,PF02403; superfamily=46589,55681; tigrfam=TIGR00414), yielding MIDLKTLREDPDAVRASQRARGEDSALVDALLAADERRRSAVAGADELRAEQKRMGKEVGKSSGEQRDRLLAEAKELANRVKEAEAEQTAADAELERAQRAVSNIIEPETPHGGEQDYVVLKHVGTPPEFDFGIADHLELGISLGALDMERGAKVSGARFYFLTGVGAQLELALLNMAAASATAAGFTLTVPPVLVRPEVMEGTGFLGAHSDEVYRLEQDDLYLVGTSEVPLAGYHQGEILDFTAGPRRYAGWSTCFRREAGSYGKDTRGIIRVHQFNKLEMFSYCPPEQAREEHERLLALEEEMLGKLELSYRVIDTAAGDLGDSAARKFDCEAWIPSQGEYRELTSTSNCTTFQARRLNVRHRDADGANRIAATLNGTLATTRWIVAILENHQLSDGSVRVPEGLRPFMGGIEVLTP